One genomic window of Clostridium taeniosporum includes the following:
- a CDS encoding galactose ABC transporter substrate-binding protein: MNNFKKILTFIMILIIIVTLPIGVFANNIFTNSNFKKEKPVKIGVFLSDLENMYVSLVKQDLERMEKENKDKVKFIFFDAKGNKSLQNESIEKALTEEEEYDLFIINLITNNLSDIESTLIKIIKNNIPLILSPDLSKEIINFIKSYKRFVIVGADYKQAGAIEGEILVNEWNSNKEFIDKNNDNILQYIMLKGSIGSPLTYLKTKYSVLALNEAGIKTEELASANCEGMEDCAKLSIESLFLKYGNKIEAIIANNDDMAIGAVKALQEYGYNKGNKSETIPVVGINGIPVAKDLIEKGFMTGTVVLEPENFAKAIYSIGMNLASGIPALENTNYKFDDTGFTVHLDFKEYINETK, from the coding sequence ATGAATAATTTTAAAAAAATATTAACATTTATTATGATACTTATTATAATAGTTACTTTACCCATAGGAGTTTTTGCAAATAATATATTCACTAATTCAAATTTTAAGAAAGAAAAACCAGTTAAGATAGGTGTATTTTTAAGTGATCTTGAAAACATGTATGTTTCTCTAGTTAAACAAGATTTAGAACGTATGGAAAAAGAAAATAAGGATAAAGTTAAATTTATTTTTTTTGATGCAAAAGGTAATAAAAGCTTGCAAAATGAAAGTATTGAAAAAGCTCTTACAGAAGAAGAAGAATATGATCTTTTTATAATAAATTTAATTACTAATAACTTAAGTGATATAGAAAGTACTTTAATTAAAATTATAAAAAATAATATTCCTTTAATTTTAAGTCCAGATTTATCTAAAGAAATAATAAACTTTATTAAATCTTATAAGCGATTTGTGATTGTTGGAGCAGATTATAAGCAAGCGGGTGCTATAGAGGGGGAGATACTTGTTAATGAGTGGAATTCTAATAAAGAGTTCATAGACAAAAATAATGATAACATATTACAGTATATTATGTTAAAAGGTAGTATTGGTAGTCCTTTAACATATTTAAAAACAAAGTATTCTGTTTTAGCACTTAATGAAGCAGGGATAAAAACAGAAGAACTTGCATCAGCTAATTGTGAAGGTATGGAGGATTGTGCTAAACTTTCTATTGAATCTCTATTCCTTAAATATGGAAATAAAATAGAAGCTATAATTGCTAATAATGATGATATGGCAATAGGTGCTGTTAAAGCGCTACAAGAGTATGGATATAATAAAGGAAATAAATCAGAAACAATTCCAGTTGTAGGTATTAACGGAATTCCCGTAGCCAAAGATCTAATTGAAAAAGGGTTTATGACAGGTACTGTTGTTTTAGAACCTGAAAATTTTGCTAAAGCTATTTATTCTATTGGAATGAATTTAGCTTCTGGTATACCTGCTCTTGAAAATACAAACTATAAATTTGATGATACAGGATTTACAGTTCATTTAGATTTTAAGGAATATATAAATGAGACAAAGTAA
- a CDS encoding galactose ABC transporter substrate-binding protein yields the protein MNILKKILIFIMIPIMMFALLIGVFKNNVFANSNFNKEKPVKIGVFLDNSNAMYISLLKQHLECIEKENKDKVKFTFFDAKDNQSLQNESIEKALTEEYDLFIINLITRNLDEVKNILIKIMKKDIPLILNPDPSEEIINFVKPYKRFVVVGADFKQSGIMEGKILADEWNSNKELIDKNNDNVLQYVMLKGRIGSPLTYLRTKYSILELNEDGIKTEEIASVDCEWMQKCAKSSIEALFLKYGNKIEAIIANNDAMAVGAVEALQKYGYNKGNKSETIPVVGIDGMPVAKDLIKKGFMSGTVVLDPKDLAKVLYSIGMNLATSRPPLENTNYKFDDTGFTVHLDYKEYINNTK from the coding sequence ATGAACATTTTAAAAAAAATATTAATATTTATTATGATTCCTATTATGATGTTTGCTTTACTCATAGGAGTTTTTAAAAACAATGTATTTGCTAATTCAAATTTTAATAAAGAAAAACCAGTTAAGATAGGAGTATTTTTAGATAATTCTAATGCTATGTATATTTCTTTACTTAAACAACATTTAGAATGTATAGAAAAAGAAAATAAAGATAAAGTTAAATTTACTTTTTTTGATGCAAAAGATAATCAAAGTTTACAAAATGAGAGTATAGAAAAAGCTCTTACAGAAGAATATGATCTTTTTATAATAAATTTGATTACTCGTAACTTAGACGAGGTAAAAAACATTTTAATTAAAATCATGAAAAAAGATATTCCTTTAATTTTAAATCCAGATCCTTCTGAAGAAATAATAAACTTTGTTAAACCGTATAAGCGCTTTGTAGTTGTTGGAGCAGATTTTAAGCAATCAGGTATTATGGAGGGAAAGATACTTGCTGATGAATGGAATTCTAATAAAGAGCTAATAGATAAAAATAATGATAATGTATTGCAGTATGTTATGTTAAAAGGTAGGATTGGTAGTCCATTAACATATTTAAGAACAAAGTATTCTATTTTAGAACTTAATGAGGATGGAATAAAAACAGAAGAGATTGCATCTGTTGATTGTGAATGGATGCAAAAATGTGCCAAAAGTTCTATTGAAGCTTTATTTTTAAAATATGGAAATAAAATAGAAGCTATAATTGCTAATAATGACGCTATGGCAGTAGGTGCTGTTGAAGCTCTTCAAAAATATGGATATAATAAAGGGAATAAATCAGAAACAATTCCAGTTGTAGGTATTGATGGAATGCCAGTAGCAAAAGATTTAATTAAAAAAGGATTTATGTCAGGTACGGTTGTATTAGATCCTAAAGATCTTGCTAAGGTGCTTTATTCTATTGGAATGAATTTAGCTACTAGTAGACCTCCTCTTGAAAATACGAACTATAAATTTGATGATACAGGATTTACAGTTCATTTAGATTATAAGGAATATATAAACAATACAAAGTAA
- the xylB gene encoding xylulokinase codes for MRYLLGLDIGTSGTKTALFDEEGNTIKTATYAYELFQPQVGWAEQNPEDWWKACVNGIKDVIEKSNVQASDIKGIGLSGQMHGLVLLDKKCKVIRNSIIWCDQRTEKECDYMTKVIGKERLIKITGNPALTGFTLSKLLWVRNNELNNYKKIYKVLLPKDYIRFKLTNTFATEVSDASGMQMLDINTRNWSEELLKELNIDKNILADVYESVVVSGHVTEEAAKLTKLEINTPVVGGAGDQAAGAIGNGIVNEGIISTIIGSSGVVFAATDTPRFDKEGRVHTLCHAVPNKWHVMGVTQGAGLSLNWFKRTFCAKDVEDSEKAGTDVYDLLTKKAAKSKPGSNGIVYLPYLMGERTPHIDPNVKGAFLGVSLINNHDDFVRSILEGVSFSLKNCLDIIEDMNVKVNEIRISGGGAESSVWRQILADVFQYSLTTVKASEGPALGVAILAGVGVGIYDSVEEACSKIIKGNSMVYSNTDLKEVYSKVYDVYNSAYPKIKNI; via the coding sequence ATGAGATATTTATTAGGTTTGGATATTGGAACATCAGGAACTAAAACAGCATTATTTGATGAAGAAGGAAACACAATAAAAACTGCAACATATGCATATGAGTTATTTCAACCACAAGTAGGATGGGCAGAACAAAACCCAGAGGATTGGTGGAAAGCATGTGTTAATGGGATAAAAGATGTTATTGAAAAAAGTAATGTACAAGCATCTGATATTAAAGGTATTGGATTAAGTGGTCAAATGCATGGGCTTGTTTTATTAGATAAGAAATGTAAAGTTATTAGAAATTCTATAATTTGGTGTGATCAAAGAACAGAAAAAGAATGTGATTACATGACAAAAGTTATAGGAAAAGAAAGATTAATTAAAATAACAGGAAACCCTGCATTAACTGGATTTACACTTTCAAAATTATTATGGGTTAGAAATAATGAACTTAATAATTATAAAAAGATATATAAAGTACTTCTTCCAAAAGATTATATAAGATTTAAATTAACTAATACCTTTGCAACAGAAGTTTCAGATGCTAGTGGAATGCAAATGTTAGATATAAATACTAGAAATTGGAGTGAAGAATTACTTAAGGAGCTAAATATAGATAAAAACATATTAGCAGATGTTTATGAATCGGTTGTTGTTAGTGGACATGTTACAGAAGAAGCAGCTAAGCTTACAAAACTAGAAATCAATACACCAGTAGTTGGAGGCGCAGGTGATCAAGCGGCTGGAGCTATAGGAAATGGAATAGTAAATGAGGGAATAATATCAACTATAATAGGTTCATCAGGAGTAGTATTTGCAGCAACAGATACACCAAGATTTGATAAAGAGGGAAGAGTTCATACTTTATGTCATGCAGTACCTAATAAGTGGCATGTAATGGGTGTTACTCAAGGGGCAGGTTTATCATTGAATTGGTTTAAAAGAACATTCTGTGCTAAAGATGTTGAAGATAGTGAAAAGGCGGGCACTGATGTATACGATTTATTAACAAAAAAAGCAGCAAAATCAAAACCAGGCTCTAATGGAATAGTTTATTTACCATATCTTATGGGAGAAAGAACTCCACATATAGATCCAAATGTAAAGGGTGCATTTTTAGGAGTATCACTTATAAATAATCATGATGATTTTGTACGTAGTATATTAGAAGGAGTTAGTTTTAGCTTAAAGAACTGTCTTGATATTATTGAAGATATGAATGTAAAAGTTAATGAAATAAGAATAAGTGGTGGAGGCGCAGAAAGTAGTGTTTGGAGACAAATATTAGCTGATGTTTTCCAATATTCATTAACTACAGTTAAAGCATCAGAAGGTCCAGCACTTGGTGTAGCAATACTAGCAGGAGTTGGAGTAGGAATATATGATTCAGTAGAGGAGGCTTGTAGTAAAATTATAAAAGGCAATTCAATGGTATATTCAAATACTGATTTAAAAGAAGTATATTCAAAAGTGTATGATGTATATAATTCAGCCTATCCTAAAATAAAAAATATTTAG
- a CDS encoding serine dehydratase subunit alpha family protein — MKKNDNIYNTYVQILKEELVPAMGCTEPIAIAYGGAKAREILGVIPEKCEIEVSGNIIKNVKSVIVPNTNGLKGIEAALAAGVTVGNEAAVLEVLANVQDEDKPKIKDYMDNHEIKIIPSNKNITFYIEVRLYSKSSYVKLIIENYHTNIVLIEMDGKIIFESGSEKENTAGITDRSLLNVKEIVEFADIVCIDDIKDTISRQIEYNMAISKEGLTGNWGAQIGKVLLKTYGNDIKIRAKAAAAAGSDARMSGCELPVIIVSGSGNQGMTASIPVVEYAKELNASDEKLYRSLIVSSLITIHQKTGIGRLSAFCGAVSAGCGAGAGIAYLNGGDDKIVSHTVVNALAIVSGIICDGAKSSCAAKIATAVDAGILGYNMYLNGQQFYSGDGIVTKGVDNTIDNVGRMAREGMRETDKEILKIMVGQ, encoded by the coding sequence ATGAAAAAAAATGATAACATATACAATACTTATGTTCAAATATTAAAAGAAGAATTAGTTCCAGCAATGGGATGTACAGAACCAATTGCAATAGCTTATGGAGGAGCTAAAGCAAGAGAGATTTTAGGTGTAATTCCTGAAAAGTGTGAAATTGAGGTAAGTGGTAACATTATTAAAAATGTAAAAAGTGTTATTGTACCAAATACAAATGGATTAAAGGGGATAGAAGCAGCTCTAGCAGCAGGGGTTACAGTTGGTAATGAGGCAGCAGTTTTAGAAGTTCTTGCAAATGTGCAAGATGAAGACAAGCCTAAGATAAAAGATTATATGGATAATCATGAAATAAAGATAATTCCGAGCAATAAAAATATAACATTTTATATTGAAGTAAGACTTTATAGTAAATCATCTTATGTAAAATTAATAATTGAAAATTATCATACCAATATTGTACTTATTGAGATGGATGGAAAGATAATATTTGAATCAGGTAGTGAAAAAGAAAATACTGCTGGCATTACAGACAGAAGTCTTTTAAATGTCAAAGAGATAGTTGAGTTTGCAGATATAGTATGCATTGATGATATAAAAGATACTATAAGTCGTCAAATTGAGTATAATATGGCTATTTCAAAAGAGGGACTTACAGGTAATTGGGGAGCTCAAATAGGAAAAGTTTTATTAAAAACATACGGTAATGATATAAAGATTAGGGCTAAAGCTGCTGCCGCTGCTGGTTCTGATGCACGTATGAGTGGTTGTGAATTGCCTGTGATAATTGTTTCAGGAAGTGGAAATCAAGGTATGACAGCATCTATTCCTGTTGTTGAGTATGCAAAAGAGCTTAATGCTAGTGATGAAAAATTATATCGTTCACTTATAGTGTCAAGTCTTATAACAATTCATCAGAAAACTGGAATAGGAAGATTATCTGCATTTTGTGGAGCAGTTAGTGCAGGATGTGGCGCTGGAGCTGGAATAGCATATTTAAATGGTGGTGATGATAAAATAGTTTCACATACTGTTGTAAATGCTCTTGCAATTGTATCTGGAATTATATGTGATGGGGCAAAATCATCTTGTGCTGCAAAAATTGCAACAGCAGTAGATGCAGGAATTCTTGGATATAATATGTATTTAAATGGTCAGCAGTTTTATAGCGGTGATGGAATAGTTACAAAGGGTGTTGATAATACAATAGATAATGTAGGTAGAATGGCACGTGAAGGTATGAGAGAAACTGATAAGGAGATATTAAAAATAATGGTTGGACAATAA